The DNA segment CCGAGGTCAACAAGGTGGCCTTCGAGAAGGTCCGCGCCGACAAGGACCGTGAGGCCGGCGACGGCTTCGACGGCTCCTGGGTCGCCCACCCCGATCTGGTCCCGATCGCGATGGAGTCCTTCGACAAGGTCCTCGGCGACAAGCCCAACCAGAAGGACCGCCTGCGCGAGGACGTCTCCGTCCAGGCGGCCGACCTGATCGCCATCGACTCGCTGGACGCCAAGCCGACGTACCCGGGCCTGGTCAACGCCGTCCAGGTCGGCATCCGCTACATCGAGGCCTGGCTGCGCGGCCTCGGCGCGGTCGCCATCTTCAACCTCATGGAGGACGCGGCCACCGCCGAGATCTCCCGCTCCCAGATCTGGCAGTGGATCAACGCGGGCGTCGAGTTCGAGAACGGCGAGCACGCCACCCCCGAGCTGGCGCGCAAGGTCGCCGCCGAGGAACTGGCGAACATCCGCGCCGAGATCGGCGAGGAGGCCTTCGCGGCCGGCCACTGGCAGCAGGCCCACGACCTGCTCCTGGAGGTCTCCCTCGACGAGAACTACGCGGACTTCCTGACGCTGCCGGCCTACGAGCAGCTGACGGGCTGAGCCCTCAGGAAGCCGGTTTGTCCGAGTGGCCCAGGGACTTTCCCGGGGCCACTCGGTCGCGTACGGCCTGCTTGACCGCCGTCGGTTCCGGGAAGCCCTGTTCGCGGCGGTCCCAGACCACCTCGTCGCCGACGCGGACGACGAAGATCCCGCCCTTGCCGGGCTTGAGGGCGAGTTCGGACAGCTCCGCCTCGAAGGTCGTCAGCAACTCCTGCGCCAGCCACGCGGCGCGGGGCAGCCACCTGCACTGGGTGCAGTACTCGATCTCGACGCGCCGGGCGCCTGCCGGGGAAATGTCCGTCATCCGAGGTGTACCGACCAATCCTGTTCCGCGGCCGGCTTGCCGTGCAGGTCGGGGACCTGCTTCAGCCACTTCGGCCGGCCTTCCTGTGACTTCGCCGCCCGTAGGGCCTGCTCGGCGGCGAGTTCCTCCCGGGTGGGGAAGTCGGTGGGGAGCCAGGCGGAGGACGCCCGCACGCGTGCGTGGAGGTGGCCGACGTAAGCCTCGCGGAGTGCGTCGGGCGTCTCGAAGCCGGGCTCGTCCGCCAGCCAGGCGTCAGGCACCTCGGCCACGATCCCGCGCAGCAGTTCCTCACTCACCTTGGGCGCCAGCTCCGCGTCCGCGGCGCGCACGTCAGGGGCGTAGTGGCCGAGGGCGTGGTGGCGGAAGTCGTAGGACTTCCCCGGGTCCGAGCCGTCCCAGCGGTGGTGGAAGACCAGGGCCGCCCCGTGGTCGATCAGCCACAGGCGCGGCGGGACCGTGCCGAACGTGGGCCAGATCATCAGGTTCGAGCTGTGCACCGTGCGGTCGACGTTCGTGGTCAGAGCGTCCAGCCAGACGATCCGGCCCGCCTCCAGCGGGTCGACCGGGAAGGTCTTCGCGACCTCCGGGGTGAAGTCCCGGGCGCCCGGCAGAAAGTCCATGCCGAGGTTGACCCCCGCGCTGGCGGCGTGCAGCTCCCGCACCTCCTGGTGCGGCTCGCTGTCCGCGACGGCCGGGTCGAAGTGCACCAGCACCAGCTCGGGGAACCGCAGCCCCAGCGCGCGGGCCAGCTCACCGACGATCACCTCGGCGACCAGCGCCTTGCGGCCCTGCGCGGAGCCGGTGAACTTCACGACGTACGTGCCGAGGTCGTCGGCCTCGACGACTCCGGGCACGGAGCCGCCGGACCGCAGGGGGGTCACGTATCGAACAGCAGTCACGTCGCGCAGCACACCCGCCAGGGTATGTCAGCGCTCACCCGGCCAACGGGTTCGGAAGGGGCAGATACCGGGCGGCGGCGCCATCGGCGCCCGTCCAGCGCAGCAGCAGGTTCGTCTTGCCTGGGAGGGTGGGGGCCGACAGCAGGGCCGGGATCTCGGGAAGGTCGTGGCGGGCCAGTTCGCGGCGGACGGCGGGCCAGGGGTCGAGGCCGGGGTGACGCTCGGCGAGGGCGGCAGCGAGCTCGCACAGGTGATTCACGACGAGCGTGTAGACCAGCCGTTCCCAGCCGGCCTCACGGGACACCTCGGGGAGCAGCTTCACGCCCTCGGCGTCCCGGAACAGGGCCTGCACCGGGATGCCTTCGCTGTCGACGGCGACGAGCGTGTTCTGCAGGTGGGCCTCCAGTACGACGCCGTGGTCGGCGAAGGCCGCGAGGGCGGGCGGTACGACTGCGCGCAGGTACGCCTCCCACCAGTCCGTGTCGCCGAGCGTGCCGCCTTCGAAGCCCTCCACCAGGCCCGCGGCGAGGATCGGAGTGGCACCGGGCAGCAGGTGGCCGTGGAAGCCGTCACGCACGAGGACCGCCAGTTCCTCGAACGCGAAGTCGGCGGTGCGGTAGCCGCGGTCGGAGAGCCAGGCCGCGGGGCCCGTCGCGAACGCGCGGGACGCGGCCGCATCGGTCCTGCGGAGTTTCAGCAGGTCGTGGCGCCACAGCCGGCGGATGTCGTTGGTGATGCGCACGTCGAGGCTGAACTTCAGGAAGAGGTCGCCCCCGGGCGTGTGCTCGGGGACGTACAGCGTGCGGATCGCGGCCGTCGGCCAGGCGTCGAAGCCGGTCGTGCCCAGCCTCACGAGCCTGCCGTCCGCGAACGCGTCCGCGAGCTCCCGGCCGACCAGGTCCAGCTGCCAGGGGTGCGCGGGCAGCAGCCGGTAACCGGGCGGCGCCTCGCCGAAGGCGTCCAGGGCAGAGGTGTCGCCCTCCTCGACGACGGCGTCCTCGCGCAGGCCGAGCAGCGTCAGCGGGAAGCGGGCGTGCGCCTCGGGGGCGTAGGGCAGCCAGGCCGCGACCGGGCCGCCGCCGCGCGCTTTGGGGGCGGGGTGGTGGGGGTGGCCGGTGAGCAGGCACTGCTCGGAGCGGAGGTAGGGGTCCGCCGGCGGTGTCGCACGCGCGCGTGCGGTGAGCAGCGCGGCCAGCGCGGCCCGGCTGTCGATCATCTCGGCAGGCAGTTCGTGGTTGGACAGACCGGTGTGGTGGCGCAGCTCGTCGGCGACCAGCTTGACGAGTTCGGCGTGCCCTATGCGCTGCCAGGCTCCGTCCGCCCGCACCTCGGGCTCGGCCGGCCGCCGCCCACCGAGGACGCGCAGCAGGCGGCCCGACCCGCGCAGCCGGTACACCCGCCGCTCGCTCCCCGGGGCCGGGTGCGGTTCGGCCACCTCGCGCAGCAGGCAGTTGAGCAGGGGCGCGACGGAGTGGGCGTCGGCGCGTTCCGCGACGTCGGCGGCGGGCGGAGGGTTGAGATGCACGCGATCCACTCGTTCTCTACTTCTCTGCGGTCCGTTCCTGCGGGAAGACGATCAGTATGTCTGTCGTCGGCATCTGCCCCGACGTCCTACTCGTACCCGAGGAGTCCGCCCGTGCATCGTCCCCCCAGCGCCGAGACCGAGGTAGCGGCCGAACTGGCCGACGTACGCCCCGAACTCGCGTCGCGGTACGCCGCCGAGCTGCCCGGGGCCCGGGCGGCCGTGCTGACCCGGCTGTGGCGTGCGCTGGCGTACGAGCCATTGCCCTGGGTGGTCCGCCATCAGCGCGGCCGTGAGGGCCTCACCCTGCGCCTCTCGGACGGGCGCCGGCTGCACGGCCCGCATGCCGACCCGTACGGCACCGCCGCGTACGTCACCGCCGTGCACCTCGACGAGACGCCGTACGACGATCCGGCCAGGTTGCTGACCGACCCCTCCGTACCGCACGGTGCGTCGTTCGCGGCCGAACTCGGCCACAGTGTCGCCTCGTTGGCGCTGGCGCGGGCCGGGCAGGGCGCTCACTCGAAGGAGTGGCCGTCGCGCGACTGGGAGTGGGAGCAGCGGGTGGTCGACGGGCATCCGTTCCATCCCAACTGCCGTTCCCGGCCAGGCTTCTCCGTTGCCGAGCAGCTGGCGTACGCGCCCGAGCACGGGCCGGTGGTGACGTTGGGGCTGGTGCCGGTGCGGGCGGCGGAGTGCCTGCTGACGGGCGACTGGCCGCAGCGGATGCGGGACGGGGAGCGGCTGCTGATCCCGGTGCATCCGTGGCAGGCGGAGCATGTGCTCAAGCGCCCCTACGACCCCTACGGCGACGGGGTCGCGGCGCACCCGCTGATGTCCCTGCGCACCCTCGCCCTCCCCGGCGGACCGCACGTGAAGACCGCGCTCAGCGCACGCCTCACGTCGTCGGTGCGGGACATCTCGGCGTACTCCATCGGCATGTCGGCCACGCTGTCGGACTTCGCTTCGGATCTGGCCGCACGCATGGACGGGCTGCTCCACGTCACCCGCACGCTGGGGGCCGCCACGGCCGACTCCCCCGACCTGGCGGCGGTGTTGCGTGAGTCGCCGCAGGAGTACGCGGGGTCCGGCGAGCGGGTCGTGCCGGTGGCCGCGCTGGCCACCACCGGGCTGCCCGAATCGCCCGTGTGGCTGGCCGAGTTCACGCGTCTCACCCTCACCGTGGGGCTGCGGCTGCTGGAGCTGGGGGTCGCGCTGGAGGCGCACGGTCAGAACCTGCTGGTGGTGCTGTCCGCGAGCGGTTCCCCGGTGCGGCTGGTCTACCGCGACCTCGCCGACATCCGCGTCAGCCCGGCCCGGCTGGCCCGGCACGGCATCCCGCTGCCCGAGCTGACCGGCCGGATCGTCACGGATGACGTGCCGACCCTGCGCCGCAAGCTGTTCGGCTCGCTGGTGGCCGGGGCGCTGGCGGGCACGGCGGGCTCGGGCGCGGCGTTGCGCGGGGCGCTGGAGGCGGTCGTACGCGATCTGCCGGCCACCGAGGACCTCGCCGCGCTGCGCCACGAGCCGCTGCCGACGAAGGCGCTGACGCTGATGCGGCTGTCGCCCGGGACGCCCGGAGACCAATGGGCGGAGCTGCCCAATCCGCTGGTCACCGAGGTGTTCTGACCCCCGTTCCGACCTCGTTTGAAGCGGGACACCTCTGATCAATAAGATCCGCCGATGATCACAAGAACACGGCTGGCGACCGGGGCCTGCGCCCTGCTCGCCGCGCTCGCGGCCGGGATGGCGTTCCCGGCCGGGGCGGTTGCCGATGAGACCAGCGCGTTGGCGCCGAAGGTCGATCTCGTCCTCGACGTGAGCGGCTCGATGCGGGCCAGGGACATCGACGGCCAGTCCCGGATGGCCGCGGCGAAGCAGGCCTTCAACGAGGTGCTGGACGCGACGCCCGAAGAGGTCCAGCTCGGCATCCGCACGCTCGGCGCCAACTACCCGGGCGACGACCGCAAGACGGGCTGCAAGGACACCGCGCAGCTCTACCCGGTCGGCCCGCTGGACCGCACCGAGGCCAAGACGGCGGTGGCGACCCTCACGCCGACCGGCTGGACGCCCATCGGTCCCGCGCTGCTCAAGGCGGCCGACGACCTCGACGGCGGCGAGGGCTCCAAGAGGATCGTGCTGATCAGCGACGGCGAGGACACCTGCGCCCCGCTCGACCCGTGCGAGGTGGCCCGGGAGATCGCCGCCAAGGGCATCGGCCTGACCATCGACACGCTCGGCCTGGTCCCGAACACCAAGATGCGGCAGCAGCTCAGTTGCATCGCCGAGGCGACCGGCGGGACGTTCACCTCGGTCGAGCACACCGAGGAACTCACCGACAAGGTCAACCAGTTGGTGGACCGCGCGGCCGATCCGGTGGTGACGCCGGTCGCGACGACCGGCGCGGACCGGTGTGCGAAGGCGCCCACGCTGAAGTCCGGCCTGTACACCGACCGCGAGGAGTTCGGGCAGCAGCGCTGGTACCGGGTGGACGTCGAGCCCGGCCAGGAGCTGCGCGCCTCGGTGAGCGTGTCGGCCGACCGGGCGGTGAACCCGTCGTACGGAGTGCTGCTGCGGGCGGTGACCGAGCGCGGGCGGGAAGTCGTACGCGGTGAGTCGGCGGGCAACGGCCGTACGGATGTCATGTCGACCGGCCTGCGCTATCCGAAGGCCGAGGCCGACGACGAGGACGAGGACACCGCGGCCGCCGAGGCCGTATGCCTCCAGGTCACCCACTCCTTCTCGGCCGGCTCCGGCGTGCAGACCACGCCCGGACTGCCGCTCGAGCTGACGATCGACGTCGCGGACGGGCCGTCGCAGTCGGGCGACGTGGCCTCCTTCGGGCTCGGGCGCGGCTGGTGGCTGCTCGGCGCACTGATCCTCACCGGCTTCCTCGCCGGTCTCGTCTGGGGCTGGCTGTCGCGCTGGCGGGTCGCGGTCTGGAGGACCAACTGATGCGGATCACACGTGTGTTGAGCGTTTCCCTGCTCATGCTCGGGCTGGCGGTCACCCCCGCGGTGGCCGACGCCTCTCCCTCCCCCAGCGCCTCGGAGGACGGCGGCGCGCCGACCCGGGCGGGAACCTCCTTCCGTACGGCGACCGAGATCGAGCAGGGCCAGACGGCCACCGCGAGCGCCTCCACGGGCGACTACCTGTACTGGTCGTTCCCCGCGGACGCCGGCCTGCGCCCCACCGTCAAGGCGACGGTGAAGCTGCCCGACACGCACGCCGCCGGGACCTGGCAGATCGACGTGTACGACGGCCTGCGCCGCCGTCAGGCCTGCCAGTACGGAGCACAGACGCGCACCGCGGCGGCGAACACGAGCACGGTCGAGCTGACCTGCGTCCTGCGCACCGTCCGCGGCTGGTCGGAGCCCTGGGCCAATGACCCGCTGCCGGGCACGTACTACATCCGCCTGACGGTCGTGGACGTGCCCACCTCCGACCTCGGTCTGCCGGTCGGCACCGAGGTCCGGGTCGACTCCAAGGACATCGGCGGTTCGGCTGCGGTCGACGGGGCGCTGGCGGAGCCGCTCGTGCCCGGGGTCGCCGTCAAGTCGCAGGAGGACGAGGAGAGTTCGTCCACGTCGGCCGCGCTGTCCAGCATCGAGCCCGAGGACGGCTGGGCTTCCGGCTGGTGGTCCGACCGCTGGGTGTGGACGGCGATCGGCGGGGCGCTGGCCGCGCTCGCGGGTGTCGCCGGATACACGCTGACGCGCGGGCCGGGACGGCCGTCGCGGGTGGTGCCGCCGGGCGCCTGACGGTCCGTCACAGCACCGACGAGGCCCGCCGTACATGACCGTACGGCGGGCCTTGCGCTGTCAGATGTCGAGCAGGGCCTTGGCCACGGTCCCGTCCCCGCTCACCTCGATACGGCCGCCCCGTACGGCATCCGCGACACTCAACTCCCCCCGCGCGACCGCCTCGCACGTCCCGGAGTCCAGGACCAGTCGCGCGTCGGGTTCACCGGGAGCGGGCCCGTCCCCGTACACCGGCCCCTCCTCGGCGCCGACGTACAGGTGGAAGTCCCCCTCCTCCAGGCGGACTTCGACGAGCCCTTCGCCCTCCAACGAGCGCAGCAGAGGCAGCGCGAACCAGTGCGCGCGCACGGCGTCCGTGGGCCTTCGCTCGCCGAGTTCGGGCTGCCCCCACTCCCCCAGCGCCTGGAGGACGGGCAACAACTCCCGCCCTCGTGAGGTGAGTTCGTACACGTACGCCGCTCCCGGCGGGGGGAGCTTGCGTCGCGTGCTGATGCCGTCCCGTTCCATGTCCTTCAGCCGCGACGCGAGTACGTCCGTGCTCACGCCCGGCAGGTCGGCGTGCAGGTCGGTGTAGCGCCGCGGGCCGGCCAGCAGCTCCCGGACGATCAGCAGGGTCCAGCGGTCGCCGACGACGTCGAGCGCGCGGGCGGCGGAACAGTACTGGTCGTAGCTTCGGCGAGGTGACATGCGACGCAGTCTAGACATGTTGTTGGACTTTCCAAGCTCGAACTTGGTAAAACCAAGCAACACACGAAACCGGAGGGGCGAGCGCGCATGGAGTTCCGGCAGTCGAGCAAGCTGAGCGAGGTCTGTTACGAGATCCGCGGCCCGGTGATCGAGCACGCGAACGCGCTGGAGGAGGCGGGCCACAGCGTGCTGCGCCTGAACACCGGCAACCCCGCGCTCTTCGGCTTCGAGGCGCCGGAAGAGATCATCCAGGACATGATCCGGATGCTCCCCCAGGCGCACGGCTACACCGACTCGCGCGGCATCCTCTCCGCCCGCCGGGCCGTGGCCCAGCGCTACCAGACGCTCGGTCTGGAGGTCGGCGTCGACGACGTCTTCCTCGGCAACGGCGTGTCCGAGCTGGTCTCCATGGCCGTACAGGCACTGGTCGAGGACGGCGACGAGATCCTCATCCCCGCCCCGGACTTCCCCCTCTGGACGGCGGTGACGACCCTCGCCGGCGGCAAGGCCGTGCACTACCTGTGCGACGAGCAGGCCGACTGGTACCCGGACCTGGACGACATGGCGTCGAAGATCACGGACCGCACGCGGGCCGTGGTCATCATCAACCCGAACAACCCGACCGGCGCGGTATACCCCAAGGAGATCCTGGAGGGCATCCTCGACCTCGCCCGCCGCCACGGCCTGATGGTCTTCGCCGACGAGATCTACGACCAGATCCTCTACGACGACGCCGTGCACCACTCGGTCGCGACCCTCGCCCCCGACCTGGTGGTCCTCACCTTCTGCGGCCTGTCCAAGACGTACCGGGTGGCGGGATTCCGTTCCGGCTGGCTCGTCGTCACCGGCCCGAGACAGCACGCGAAGGACTATCTGGAGGGCCTGACGATGCTGGCCTCCATGCGGCTGTGCGCCAACGCGCCCGCCCAGTACGCCATCCAGGCCGCGCTCGGTGGCCGCCAGTCCATCCGCGAACTGACCGTGCCGGGCGGGCGGCTGTACGAGCAGCGCAACGTGGCCTGGGAGAAGCTCAACGAGATCCCCGGCGTGTCGTGCGTGAAGCCGAAGGGCTCGCTGTACGCCTTTCCGCGCCTCGACCCCAAGGTCTACAAGATCCATGACGACGAGAAGTTCGTCCTGGACCTCCTGCTGCGGGAGAAGATCCAGGTCGTGCAGGGCACGGGTTTCAACTGGCCGGCCCCCGATCACTTCCGGATCCTGACGCTGCCGTACGCGGACGACCTGGAGGCGGCGATCGGGCGGATCGGGCGGTTCCTGACCGGGTATCGGCAGACCTGAGCGTCCAGGGTGGGTAGAACCGGGGCATGAGTACCCGCCCTCTGCTGCTCCTGGACGTGGATGGTCCGCTCAACCCGTTCCGCGCCCCGTACCTCCGCCATCGCGGCTACGTGACGTGCCGGCTGCACCCCGCCAACTGGTCCGCCCGGCAGCGGCCGGGGTCCCGGCGGTTGCGCCGGGGACTGAAGGTGCGCCTGCATCCGGGGCACGGGGAGCGGCTGCTGGCGCTGCCGTACGAGCTGGCGTGGGCCACCACCTGGCAGCACCAGGCCAACGAGATGATCGGGCCGGTGATCGGGCTGCCGCGTGATCTGCCGGTCATCGAGTGGCCCGAGCTGTTCGGGACGGATCCGGACGGGCTGTACTGGAAGACCCGGCACGTGGTCGCATGGGCGGCGGGGCGGCCCTTCGTCTGGGTCGACGACATGATCACCGACCTGGACGTACGGCATGTCGCAGCCCACCATGACGCGGCCGCGCTGCTCGTGCCGGTCGACGCGCGCAAGGGGCTGTGTGAGCGGGACTTCGCGGAGTTGGAGCGGTGGGCTCTTAGCCTGTGACCCATGAGTGATCTCTTTCTCGTCCGGCACGGCGAGACCGCTTGGTCGCTGTCCGGGCGGCACACGGGCCGGACGGACGTACCGCTCACCGAGCACGGGCGGGAGGAGGCGCGGCGGCTGGTGCCGATGATCCGCTCGCACCGGATCGGGGCGGCGTTCGTCAGCCCGTCACAACGGGCGCGGGAGACCGCCGAGCTGATCGGACTGCACGACGTGCGGGTCGACGCCGATCTGCGGGAGTGGGACTACGGCGGCTACGAGGGCATCACGACCGTCGAGATCCAGCGCGAGCGGCCGGGGTGGTTCCTGTTCACGGACGGGGTCGCGCCGGGGCCGCCCGACCGTCCAGGGGAGAGTCCGGAGCAGGTCGGGGAGCGCGCCGACCGGATGCTGGCCAAGGTGGACGCCGCCTTCGCCAACACCGAGGGGTGCGTGGTGCTCGTGGCGCACGGTCACTTCCTGCGGGTGCTCACGGCCCGGCGGCTCGGGCTGCCGGCGGCGGACGGGGCGCTGTTCCAGCTGGCGACGGGGACCCTGTGCCGGCTGGGTACGGAGCACGGTCGGCCCGTGATCGCCGGGTGGAATGTCAGACCCGGGTCGTAGCCTTCCCAGCGGATGGGCCGGTCCCCGCCTGGAGGGGACCGACGCCGTGCCCGGAGGCCGGGTCGGCACCCCAGCGCCCGGGAAGGAGCACGCCGTGACGCGACCGCCGACCGCCGCCCAGCGGCATGTCATCGATGCCGCGGACCCCGTCACCGGACGACTGAGGGGTACGGAGGCCCAGCTCGCGGCGCTGGTGAAGCGGGGGCTCGCCTTCCGGCACCCGC comes from the Streptomyces sp. NBC_00443 genome and includes:
- a CDS encoding winged helix-turn-helix transcriptional regulator, which produces MSPRRSYDQYCSAARALDVVGDRWTLLIVRELLAGPRRYTDLHADLPGVSTDVLASRLKDMERDGISTRRKLPPPGAAYVYELTSRGRELLPVLQALGEWGQPELGERRPTDAVRAHWFALPLLRSLEGEGLVEVRLEEGDFHLYVGAEEGPVYGDGPAPGEPDARLVLDSGTCEAVARGELSVADAVRGGRIEVSGDGTVAKALLDI
- a CDS encoding SelT/SelW/SelH family protein, translating into MTDISPAGARRVEIEYCTQCRWLPRAAWLAQELLTTFEAELSELALKPGKGGIFVVRVGDEVVWDRREQGFPEPTAVKQAVRDRVAPGKSLGHSDKPAS
- a CDS encoding pyridoxal phosphate-dependent aminotransferase, encoding MEFRQSSKLSEVCYEIRGPVIEHANALEEAGHSVLRLNTGNPALFGFEAPEEIIQDMIRMLPQAHGYTDSRGILSARRAVAQRYQTLGLEVGVDDVFLGNGVSELVSMAVQALVEDGDEILIPAPDFPLWTAVTTLAGGKAVHYLCDEQADWYPDLDDMASKITDRTRAVVIINPNNPTGAVYPKEILEGILDLARRHGLMVFADEIYDQILYDDAVHHSVATLAPDLVVLTFCGLSKTYRVAGFRSGWLVVTGPRQHAKDYLEGLTMLASMRLCANAPAQYAIQAALGGRQSIRELTVPGGRLYEQRNVAWEKLNEIPGVSCVKPKGSLYAFPRLDPKVYKIHDDEKFVLDLLLREKIQVVQGTGFNWPAPDHFRILTLPYADDLEAAIGRIGRFLTGYRQT
- a CDS encoding HAD domain-containing protein → MSTRPLLLLDVDGPLNPFRAPYLRHRGYVTCRLHPANWSARQRPGSRRLRRGLKVRLHPGHGERLLALPYELAWATTWQHQANEMIGPVIGLPRDLPVIEWPELFGTDPDGLYWKTRHVVAWAAGRPFVWVDDMITDLDVRHVAAHHDAAALLVPVDARKGLCERDFAELERWALSL
- a CDS encoding VWA domain-containing protein, whose translation is MITRTRLATGACALLAALAAGMAFPAGAVADETSALAPKVDLVLDVSGSMRARDIDGQSRMAAAKQAFNEVLDATPEEVQLGIRTLGANYPGDDRKTGCKDTAQLYPVGPLDRTEAKTAVATLTPTGWTPIGPALLKAADDLDGGEGSKRIVLISDGEDTCAPLDPCEVAREIAAKGIGLTIDTLGLVPNTKMRQQLSCIAEATGGTFTSVEHTEELTDKVNQLVDRAADPVVTPVATTGADRCAKAPTLKSGLYTDREEFGQQRWYRVDVEPGQELRASVSVSADRAVNPSYGVLLRAVTERGREVVRGESAGNGRTDVMSTGLRYPKAEADDEDEDTAAAEAVCLQVTHSFSAGSGVQTTPGLPLELTIDVADGPSQSGDVASFGLGRGWWLLGALILTGFLAGLVWGWLSRWRVAVWRTN
- a CDS encoding HipA family kinase, whose translation is MLRDVTAVRYVTPLRSGGSVPGVVEADDLGTYVVKFTGSAQGRKALVAEVIVGELARALGLRFPELVLVHFDPAVADSEPHQEVRELHAASAGVNLGMDFLPGARDFTPEVAKTFPVDPLEAGRIVWLDALTTNVDRTVHSSNLMIWPTFGTVPPRLWLIDHGAALVFHHRWDGSDPGKSYDFRHHALGHYAPDVRAADAELAPKVSEELLRGIVAEVPDAWLADEPGFETPDALREAYVGHLHARVRASSAWLPTDFPTREELAAEQALRAAKSQEGRPKWLKQVPDLHGKPAAEQDWSVHLG
- a CDS encoding IucA/IucC family protein, yielding MHRPPSAETEVAAELADVRPELASRYAAELPGARAAVLTRLWRALAYEPLPWVVRHQRGREGLTLRLSDGRRLHGPHADPYGTAAYVTAVHLDETPYDDPARLLTDPSVPHGASFAAELGHSVASLALARAGQGAHSKEWPSRDWEWEQRVVDGHPFHPNCRSRPGFSVAEQLAYAPEHGPVVTLGLVPVRAAECLLTGDWPQRMRDGERLLIPVHPWQAEHVLKRPYDPYGDGVAAHPLMSLRTLALPGGPHVKTALSARLTSSVRDISAYSIGMSATLSDFASDLAARMDGLLHVTRTLGAATADSPDLAAVLRESPQEYAGSGERVVPVAALATTGLPESPVWLAEFTRLTLTVGLRLLELGVALEAHGQNLLVVLSASGSPVRLVYRDLADIRVSPARLARHGIPLPELTGRIVTDDVPTLRRKLFGSLVAGALAGTAGSGAALRGALEAVVRDLPATEDLAALRHEPLPTKALTLMRLSPGTPGDQWAELPNPLVTEVF
- a CDS encoding histidine phosphatase family protein is translated as MSDLFLVRHGETAWSLSGRHTGRTDVPLTEHGREEARRLVPMIRSHRIGAAFVSPSQRARETAELIGLHDVRVDADLREWDYGGYEGITTVEIQRERPGWFLFTDGVAPGPPDRPGESPEQVGERADRMLAKVDAAFANTEGCVVLVAHGHFLRVLTARRLGLPAADGALFQLATGTLCRLGTEHGRPVIAGWNVRPGS
- a CDS encoding IucA/IucC family protein, which codes for MDRVHLNPPPAADVAERADAHSVAPLLNCLLREVAEPHPAPGSERRVYRLRGSGRLLRVLGGRRPAEPEVRADGAWQRIGHAELVKLVADELRHHTGLSNHELPAEMIDSRAALAALLTARARATPPADPYLRSEQCLLTGHPHHPAPKARGGGPVAAWLPYAPEAHARFPLTLLGLREDAVVEEGDTSALDAFGEAPPGYRLLPAHPWQLDLVGRELADAFADGRLVRLGTTGFDAWPTAAIRTLYVPEHTPGGDLFLKFSLDVRITNDIRRLWRHDLLKLRRTDAAASRAFATGPAAWLSDRGYRTADFAFEELAVLVRDGFHGHLLPGATPILAAGLVEGFEGGTLGDTDWWEAYLRAVVPPALAAFADHGVVLEAHLQNTLVAVDSEGIPVQALFRDAEGVKLLPEVSREAGWERLVYTLVVNHLCELAAALAERHPGLDPWPAVRRELARHDLPEIPALLSAPTLPGKTNLLLRWTGADGAAARYLPLPNPLAG